In a single window of the Leptospira barantonii genome:
- a CDS encoding NYN domain-containing protein, whose amino-acid sequence MSSQVAIDGFNLIYKFPDLEECMYQNQLSKARQGLLETIELYSKKKIKQTFHVFFDGKKEVGSEVFQENFGKLNVYFSRDRKADDVIKEFVRTNVRPSEIQVVSSDKEIFFHAKKWGAHPITSEEFSAIVNAEISPPKPELDSEAFKDKKLNPEELEYWKNIFRKGK is encoded by the coding sequence TCAAGTGGCAATTGACGGTTTCAATCTGATTTATAAATTCCCCGATTTGGAAGAATGTATGTATCAGAATCAGCTTTCAAAGGCAAGACAAGGGCTTTTGGAAACGATCGAGTTGTATTCCAAGAAAAAGATAAAACAAACCTTTCATGTTTTTTTCGACGGTAAGAAAGAAGTCGGAAGCGAGGTCTTTCAGGAAAACTTCGGAAAACTGAATGTGTATTTCAGTAGAGATAGAAAAGCGGACGATGTCATCAAAGAATTCGTTCGGACCAATGTTCGTCCTTCTGAAATACAAGTGGTCAGTTCGGATAAAGAGATTTTCTTTCACGCAAAAAAATGGGGAGCACATCCGATCACCTCGGAAGAATTTTCGGCGATCGTAAACGCGGAAATTTCCCCGCCTAAACCCGAACTCGACTCGGAAGCGTTCAAAGATAAAAAACTAAACCCCGAAGAATTGGAATATTGGAAAAATATATTTAGGAAAGGCAAATAA
- a CDS encoding MBOAT family O-acyltransferase has product MLFNSVTFAIFFAVVYLIYWSIPKKNRPDFLILSSAFFYVWFSWIFFFHFVLVILLNYFFYLRIKTSSEHSKRWMIVSVVFNCVNLGFFKYFYFFSRVLADLTGYPFFQEIQGIVHIILPLAISFYSFQMIAAAVDARRNPNGETISLKGYFLFVLFFPVLIAGPIMRSGDFFPNLENLVPDRDKIYNGCYLMISGLIKKVLIADPAAGLISPIFSNPEVYDSTSLILAGIGYSIQVFCDFSGLTDMARGVGALLGFYLPENFKAPFFSLSGRELWQRWHITLSFWLRDYIYFSLGGSKVAQWRTHLNLILTMTIGGFWHGADYTFITWGFYWGCLLAGERYLETSLGWKLTPEKNIFLKILKACIVFLMFSFSAVLFRADNAKTMVQHVVGIFRNVPTKIQTELSNSSLSWLGDAGSLIDGDSFFLLKQLENVEKFFYLFLALVLFNWVQYVPDFWKRFRKYDPWLLTFVGVLTLFFLALFSEDSGAFIYYKF; this is encoded by the coding sequence GTGCTGTTCAACTCAGTTACTTTTGCGATCTTTTTTGCAGTCGTTTATCTCATCTATTGGTCGATTCCCAAAAAGAACCGTCCCGATTTTCTGATTCTTTCCAGCGCTTTCTTTTACGTCTGGTTTTCCTGGATTTTCTTTTTCCACTTCGTTCTCGTAATCTTACTCAATTATTTTTTCTATCTTCGGATTAAAACCTCCTCCGAACATTCCAAACGATGGATGATCGTGTCGGTCGTTTTCAACTGCGTGAATCTGGGATTCTTCAAATACTTTTATTTCTTTTCAAGAGTTCTCGCGGATCTCACGGGTTATCCATTCTTTCAGGAAATCCAAGGAATCGTTCATATCATTCTTCCTTTGGCGATCAGCTTTTACAGTTTTCAAATGATCGCCGCGGCGGTGGACGCGAGAAGAAATCCGAACGGAGAAACGATTTCTCTCAAAGGATATTTTTTATTCGTACTCTTCTTTCCGGTTTTGATCGCGGGTCCGATCATGAGAAGCGGAGATTTTTTTCCGAACCTGGAAAATCTCGTTCCCGATCGGGATAAAATCTATAACGGCTGTTATCTGATGATCAGCGGCTTGATCAAAAAAGTTTTGATCGCCGATCCCGCCGCGGGACTGATTTCACCGATCTTTTCCAATCCGGAAGTGTACGATTCCACTTCCTTGATCCTTGCGGGAATCGGTTATTCGATCCAGGTCTTCTGCGATTTTTCCGGTCTTACCGATATGGCGCGGGGAGTGGGGGCATTACTCGGATTTTATCTTCCCGAAAACTTCAAGGCTCCTTTTTTCTCCCTAAGCGGAAGAGAACTCTGGCAGAGATGGCACATAACGTTATCCTTTTGGCTTCGGGATTACATCTATTTTTCCCTGGGTGGAAGTAAGGTCGCTCAGTGGAGAACTCACTTGAATCTCATTCTTACGATGACGATCGGAGGTTTTTGGCACGGAGCGGATTATACGTTTATCACTTGGGGATTTTACTGGGGTTGTCTTCTCGCGGGAGAAAGATATCTCGAAACGTCCCTCGGTTGGAAACTCACACCGGAAAAAAATATTTTCCTAAAAATTTTGAAGGCTTGTATCGTTTTTCTTATGTTTTCGTTCAGCGCCGTTTTATTCAGAGCGGACAACGCGAAGACAATGGTGCAACACGTGGTCGGAATTTTTAGAAACGTTCCGACTAAGATTCAAACCGAACTTTCCAATTCTTCTTTGTCTTGGCTTGGCGACGCGGGTAGTCTGATCGACGGAGATTCTTTCTTTTTACTCAAACAACTGGAGAATGTGGAGAAATTCTTTTATCTCTTTTTAGCCCTTGTTCTTTTCAATTGGGTTCAGTATGTTCCCGATTTTTGGAAACGATTTAGAAAATACGATCCTTGGCTTCTGACGTTTGTCGGCGTTTTAACCTTGTTTTTTCTCGCCTTGTTCTCGGAAGACTCGGGCGCGTTTATCTATTATAAGTTTTAG
- a CDS encoding DUF1574 domain-containing protein, with product MFRNRFLLVPFIIFIIAFGVDKLISSTAFEPYYSLTLSDLNFRHKEFLFDELKDYLKKEDRKKVLVYFGNSRALLFRNDYIEKKYPNWLLFNFSVPGGSPDYYLYWLERFQADGVKPDFILMDESIEIFNSSSVLTLDEVLFYGLSPSFVFRHVDRYSSSDLTGYIAKKIFNTHKNRPRWNVIRARAKEGGTLAKGYSKLRFEISENLKTQRGSATSDASPRIVLPPELLKKRSNTDFKSYLTPFTFNPKMLANQEDAIRIVKESGVAYATIWVRVSRPYFELYKTRKVLTNEKDEKTPYEIMIPILTKLHESTGTVFWNMNEDAEYKCDDFSDPGHMSPSCFNDYADFIFKRLPN from the coding sequence ATGTTTCGAAATCGATTTCTTCTCGTTCCTTTCATCATATTTATCATCGCGTTCGGTGTGGACAAACTCATCAGTTCCACCGCGTTTGAGCCGTATTATTCTCTTACGCTTTCCGATTTGAATTTTAGACATAAGGAATTTCTTTTCGACGAGCTGAAGGATTATCTGAAAAAAGAGGATCGCAAAAAGGTCCTCGTATATTTCGGAAATTCTCGGGCTCTTTTATTCAGAAACGATTATATAGAAAAGAAATACCCGAATTGGCTCTTGTTCAATTTTTCCGTGCCCGGCGGTTCGCCCGATTACTATCTGTATTGGTTGGAACGTTTTCAAGCGGACGGAGTGAAACCCGATTTTATCCTGATGGACGAATCGATTGAAATTTTCAATTCATCTTCGGTGTTGACGCTCGATGAGGTTCTTTTCTACGGACTCAGTCCTTCTTTTGTTTTCAGACATGTGGATCGATATTCTTCCTCCGATCTCACCGGTTATATCGCAAAAAAAATATTCAATACGCATAAGAATCGTCCGAGATGGAACGTGATCCGTGCTCGAGCGAAAGAAGGCGGAACTCTTGCAAAAGGTTACAGCAAACTTCGTTTCGAAATTTCGGAGAATCTTAAAACGCAAAGAGGAAGCGCAACTTCGGATGCAAGTCCACGGATCGTATTGCCTCCCGAGCTTTTGAAAAAGAGATCCAATACGGATTTTAAATCCTATTTAACTCCGTTTACGTTCAATCCGAAGATGCTCGCCAATCAGGAAGACGCGATTCGGATCGTTAAGGAAAGCGGGGTTGCCTACGCGACGATTTGGGTACGAGTGTCGCGGCCGTATTTCGAACTTTATAAAACCAGAAAGGTTTTGACGAACGAGAAAGACGAAAAAACCCCTTACGAGATCATGATTCCTATATTAACAAAATTGCATGAATCCACGGGCACCGTGTTTTGGAACATGAACGAGGACGCAGAATACAAATGCGACGACTTCAGTGATCCGGGGCATATGTCTCCGAGCTGTTTCAACGATTACGCCGATTTTATATTCAAAAGACTGCCGAATTAA
- a CDS encoding glutathione S-transferase family protein — protein MIELFESSISGNSHKVRMLLSFLNLKYESISIDLKEREQKTEDFLKKNPFGQVPVLKDKDAVIRDSHAILLYLALEYGKNEEWFPSSSVNAAKVMQWLATSANEVGRGPAALRAHYKFGRPINLEEATSVTNGLLKILENQCKESPWLVGNKITIADVALYPYIALANEGKVDLQPYANIRAWLKRIEALPGFVTMEGISLQGN, from the coding sequence ATGATCGAACTCTTTGAATCTTCCATTTCTGGGAATTCTCATAAGGTGAGAATGTTGTTGTCCTTTCTGAATTTGAAATATGAAAGTATTTCCATCGACTTAAAAGAAAGGGAACAAAAGACGGAGGACTTTCTCAAAAAGAATCCGTTCGGGCAGGTTCCGGTTTTAAAAGACAAGGACGCGGTGATCCGAGACAGCCACGCGATTTTGTTGTATCTCGCATTGGAATACGGAAAAAATGAAGAATGGTTTCCGAGTTCCTCTGTAAACGCGGCCAAAGTGATGCAGTGGCTTGCGACTTCGGCCAACGAAGTAGGGCGAGGTCCCGCCGCATTACGCGCTCATTATAAATTCGGTAGGCCCATCAATTTGGAAGAAGCGACCTCGGTCACGAACGGTCTTTTGAAAATTTTAGAAAATCAATGTAAGGAAAGTCCTTGGTTGGTCGGGAACAAAATCACGATCGCCGACGTTGCGTTGTATCCTTATATCGCACTTGCAAACGAAGGAAAAGTAGATTTGCAACCGTATGCGAACATCCGGGCTTGGCTGAAACGAATCGAAGCGTTGCCCGGTTTTGTTACGATGGAAGGGATTTCGTTACAAGGAAATTGA
- a CDS encoding SIR2 family NAD-dependent protein deacylase codes for MKEFLSKHKQKLKKITAIVGAGVSAESGIPTFRGTDGLWKNFRAEDLATPEAFSKNPKLVWEWYLWRRNIIESKRPNPGHEALVVLEKSHPDFFLITQNVDGLHDSAGSENLVEIHGNIFINRCVSCCRENKTKIGADENSLPPKCENCGSLLRPGVVWFGESYDDQKLNASIQRMENTDLLLILGTSGSVSMPVYLAQIAKRSGALLLEINPERSSFSSSVDLFLQGKTGEILPLLVQEILNVV; via the coding sequence ATGAAAGAATTCTTATCCAAACACAAACAGAAACTCAAAAAAATAACCGCGATCGTTGGGGCCGGAGTTTCGGCGGAAAGCGGAATTCCCACCTTTCGAGGCACGGACGGTCTTTGGAAAAACTTTCGCGCGGAAGATCTCGCAACACCCGAAGCGTTTTCCAAAAATCCGAAACTCGTTTGGGAATGGTATCTCTGGAGAAGAAACATCATAGAAAGCAAACGTCCAAACCCGGGACATGAGGCTTTGGTTGTATTAGAAAAATCGCATCCGGATTTTTTTCTCATCACTCAAAACGTGGACGGTCTACACGATAGTGCGGGTTCCGAAAATCTCGTTGAGATTCACGGAAATATATTCATCAATCGTTGTGTTTCCTGCTGTCGCGAGAACAAAACAAAAATCGGCGCCGACGAAAATTCTCTCCCGCCCAAGTGTGAAAACTGCGGTTCCTTGTTGAGACCGGGAGTGGTTTGGTTCGGTGAAAGTTATGACGATCAAAAGTTAAACGCATCCATCCAAAGAATGGAGAATACGGATCTTTTGTTGATCTTAGGAACGTCCGGTTCCGTCAGTATGCCTGTGTATTTGGCTCAAATTGCAAAACGTTCGGGCGCGCTTCTTTTGGAAATCAATCCGGAACGTTCTTCTTTTTCTTCTTCGGTGGATTTGTTTCTGCAAGGTAAAACGGGGGAAATTCTACCCTTGCTTGTACAAGAAATTTTGAATGTAGTTTGA
- a CDS encoding DJ-1 family glyoxalase III has protein sequence MPKVLVPFAEGMEEMEAVIIVDVLRRAGVEVVSAALKDGPIRASRGVQILADTTLDQVKLKDFDMIVLPGGGPGTKVLGADPRISEFLKEAKQENKWIGAICAAPSVLVHQNILTSSDRFTAFPGIVSDAPGYTGSRLEISGKIITSVGPGSAFEFSLELVKILCGEESMFKVKSALQLVS, from the coding sequence ATGCCAAAAGTTTTGGTTCCTTTCGCGGAAGGAATGGAAGAAATGGAAGCGGTGATCATCGTGGACGTTCTTCGCAGAGCCGGGGTCGAAGTGGTCAGCGCGGCCCTAAAGGACGGTCCGATCAGGGCATCTCGCGGCGTTCAAATTCTCGCCGATACGACTCTCGATCAGGTAAAACTTAAAGACTTCGATATGATCGTTCTACCCGGCGGTGGCCCGGGAACCAAGGTCCTCGGAGCCGACCCCAGAATCTCCGAGTTTCTCAAAGAAGCCAAACAAGAAAACAAATGGATCGGCGCTATCTGCGCGGCTCCGAGTGTTTTAGTACATCAGAATATTCTAACGTCCTCGGATCGGTTTACCGCGTTTCCGGGAATCGTTTCAGACGCTCCGGGTTACACCGGTTCCCGTTTGGAAATCTCGGGAAAGATCATTACCAGCGTAGGTCCGGGTTCCGCTTTTGAATTTTCGCTCGAACTCGTAAAAATTCTTTGCGGGGAAGAATCCATGTTCAAAGTGAAATCGGCTCTACAACTGGTTTCATGA
- a CDS encoding glycosyltransferase, whose protein sequence is MANPEISVILPTYNERENVPILIPKIENALKNHSHEIIVVDDNSPDKTWEVAEGLKTSHKNLIVVRRMEGRGLSSAVISGMSVAKGNVFVVMDADLQHDERILPELVAPILKNQSDVSVGTRYTNGGSTSDWSWIRKLFSVSATRLAKFLLPIPVSDPMSGFFAISRAYFQKTTDKINPRGFKILLEFLHGSNESPKISEVPFKFQSRQFGKTKLDGSVIRNYLIALLDLRFGKKISPTFLLYSLVGSFGVLVNLFGLLIGETFHFPEIFTPFRLLNPLYSSVLFGIEISILSNFVLNNYITFYEKRYIGIRILQGLVLFHLVSLLGLLIQISVFQLLYQRFFLLELNSAGLLIKLLSDSLAILAAMVTNYFLNLNVTWKGSRD, encoded by the coding sequence ATGGCAAACCCGGAAATTTCCGTCATTCTTCCCACATACAACGAAAGAGAAAACGTTCCCATTCTCATTCCGAAAATCGAAAACGCTCTTAAAAACCATTCTCACGAAATCATAGTCGTAGACGACAACAGCCCCGATAAAACCTGGGAAGTCGCCGAAGGTCTCAAAACCTCGCATAAAAATTTGATCGTGGTCCGAAGGATGGAAGGAAGAGGACTTTCTTCCGCGGTGATCTCGGGTATGTCCGTCGCAAAGGGAAACGTATTCGTCGTGATGGACGCCGATCTCCAACACGATGAAAGAATTCTTCCCGAACTCGTCGCGCCGATTTTGAAAAATCAATCCGATGTCAGCGTAGGAACGCGTTATACGAACGGAGGTTCCACTTCCGATTGGTCTTGGATTCGAAAACTGTTCAGCGTTTCGGCGACAAGGCTCGCAAAGTTTCTTTTACCGATTCCAGTTTCCGATCCGATGAGCGGTTTTTTTGCGATATCACGCGCCTACTTTCAAAAGACGACCGACAAAATCAATCCAAGAGGGTTTAAGATTCTATTAGAATTCTTGCATGGATCGAATGAAAGTCCGAAAATTTCGGAAGTCCCTTTCAAATTTCAAAGCAGACAATTCGGAAAAACAAAATTGGACGGTTCCGTGATTCGGAATTATCTGATCGCGCTCCTCGATCTTCGTTTCGGCAAAAAAATCTCCCCTACTTTCCTCTTGTATTCCTTAGTGGGTTCCTTCGGAGTTCTCGTAAATTTATTCGGTCTTCTCATCGGAGAAACGTTTCATTTCCCCGAAATTTTTACTCCGTTTCGACTTTTGAATCCGCTCTACAGTTCCGTTTTATTCGGAATCGAAATTTCGATTCTTTCCAATTTCGTTTTGAACAATTACATCACCTTTTACGAAAAACGTTATATAGGAATTCGAATCCTGCAAGGACTTGTACTCTTTCATCTCGTGAGTCTCTTGGGACTTTTGATTCAAATCAGCGTGTTTCAACTTTTGTATCAAAGATTCTTTCTTTTGGAATTGAATTCCGCCGGACTTCTGATAAAACTCTTATCAGATTCGCTTGCCATTTTAGCGGCGATGGTAACGAATTACTTCCTGAACCTAAACGTAACTTGGAAAGGTTCTAGGGATTAA
- a CDS encoding PHP domain-containing protein: MVFKKRIHPRVWSRLLGAIAFLGVTHLLTSFLLKSDLEIRKNSPFQGDQIHTPYSQTEQRWLKLAFHLHSDRDGFSPFRSPPEEIQERYSEKNYDLIGITDYLKISGVDSGNLKFFPGYEWGRDFNRKHILALGSESPVRDFFPLYASIGNIQWTIDQMRKAGSFVAVSHPGLEGSISYPILENLRGVDAVEVFSPYGNTFSDWIGLLDRGIPILAVSGDDLHYFPGESIRAMKLPLYQRIFHELTFSDQNEGEAFVRYVLLNTNSVDRKEIVRNLKLGNYVSVVKATDYMDDPKITELKLEKNRIVAEFPEKFIKLEFIGKNGTILKEDRQIQKAEYTFRKEDEYAIVRAVFPSGVIYSNPFYRTSTD; encoded by the coding sequence ATGGTATTCAAAAAACGAATCCATCCTAGAGTTTGGTCCCGTCTGTTAGGCGCGATTGCGTTTTTAGGCGTTACTCATCTTTTGACATCCTTCCTTTTAAAAAGCGATCTTGAGATCCGAAAAAATTCTCCCTTTCAAGGGGATCAAATCCATACTCCCTATTCTCAAACCGAACAAAGATGGTTGAAGCTCGCGTTTCATCTTCATTCGGATCGGGACGGGTTTTCTCCGTTTCGAAGTCCTCCCGAAGAAATTCAGGAACGATATTCCGAAAAGAATTACGATCTGATCGGCATCACGGATTATCTAAAGATCAGCGGGGTTGATTCCGGGAATCTGAAATTTTTTCCGGGTTATGAATGGGGCAGGGACTTCAATCGCAAACACATTCTCGCGCTCGGTTCGGAATCTCCGGTTCGGGATTTTTTTCCTCTCTATGCTTCGATCGGAAACATTCAGTGGACGATCGATCAGATGCGGAAGGCCGGTTCCTTTGTAGCTGTCAGTCATCCCGGTTTGGAAGGATCGATTTCTTATCCGATTCTGGAGAATCTGCGTGGTGTGGACGCGGTGGAAGTTTTTTCTCCGTATGGAAATACGTTCTCCGATTGGATCGGTCTTTTAGATCGGGGAATTCCGATCTTAGCCGTGAGCGGCGACGATCTTCATTACTTTCCGGGAGAATCCATTCGCGCTATGAAACTTCCTTTGTATCAAAGAATTTTTCACGAACTTACTTTTTCGGATCAGAACGAGGGAGAAGCTTTTGTTCGTTACGTTCTTCTCAACACGAATTCCGTGGATCGAAAGGAAATCGTCCGCAATTTGAAACTGGGGAATTACGTTTCCGTTGTGAAAGCGACGGATTATATGGACGATCCGAAGATCACGGAATTGAAACTGGAAAAGAATCGAATCGTCGCCGAGTTCCCCGAGAAATTCATCAAACTGGAATTTATCGGAAAAAACGGAACGATTCTAAAAGAAGATAGGCAGATTCAAAAAGCTGAATATACGTTTCGGAAAGAGGACGAATACGCGATCGTTCGCGCGGTTTTTCCTTCCGGTGTTATCTATTCGAATCCTTTTTACAGAACCTCTACGGATTGA
- a CDS encoding glycoside hydrolase family 5 protein translates to MRKILTNKKEKPNFWKTTFILSISISIWISGCDSNSSSNDPRSLLPLALTQLGLNVDAANNLRRSTSSFMMTTPSSSLPLSTDGRYIVDSGQNRFRLKSVNWYGASDTQYVVAGLDKQPIEHIVSLIQEWGFNSVRLPFSNLMLHRTDPVSNESVAANPQFFGKSPLEVYDATIQALTSAGIIVILNNHTTFSEWCCGYDYNGLWYHTGSTFAYNQSTEMWQADWLTMIRRYKNNPFVAGADLRNEVRTMRKGDTHIPDSPNWGMNDVNDWHKASQDMGVLITQENPNILVVVEGINWWGLIPILGSGERPHLKPIKDLPVHLPLSNKLVYAAHNYAYIGPNHNGDDSTSGNNIKYRDMDENTFKSTVFNEWGYVVTPETYYSAPVWLSEFGASPSNSSATDQEWLRRLTDVLIERDMDFAYWPLNGNDEWGLLSSDWSRTLKSDWRFQHLNRLLSTTGRSGAIHENHFSNLSIGGGNDNSSTITNDWDNGANKGTCPDGYRLNGLSTNQKALCTDITTGNLWNQSRNYNVQAVYETSTRYHGTGDWAGGFTKYECPTNFYVSGFSKRSWGTSGILCASSNRNLSNSCRTIWFDRGDNRPSTKGGDWAYGSYKGQCGDNEYVGGIAQRNGGASALLCCRINP, encoded by the coding sequence ATGCGGAAAATTTTAACGAACAAAAAAGAAAAACCGAATTTTTGGAAAACGACTTTCATACTTTCGATCTCGATCTCGATCTGGATCTCGGGATGCGATTCGAATTCTTCGTCGAACGATCCACGATCCTTACTTCCTTTAGCGTTGACTCAATTGGGTTTGAACGTGGACGCCGCCAACAATTTACGAAGATCGACCTCTTCGTTTATGATGACCACTCCGAGTTCCAGTCTACCTTTGAGCACGGATGGAAGATACATCGTGGATTCCGGTCAAAACCGATTTCGACTCAAGTCCGTAAACTGGTATGGGGCCAGCGATACTCAGTATGTGGTCGCGGGTTTGGATAAACAACCGATCGAACATATAGTTTCTCTTATACAAGAATGGGGATTCAATTCGGTACGACTCCCGTTCTCCAATTTGATGCTTCATAGAACCGATCCGGTTTCCAACGAATCGGTTGCGGCCAATCCGCAATTTTTCGGAAAGTCCCCCTTGGAAGTATATGACGCGACCATACAAGCGTTGACCTCGGCGGGAATCATAGTGATTCTCAACAACCATACGACATTTTCGGAATGGTGTTGCGGCTACGACTACAACGGACTCTGGTATCATACCGGCTCGACATTCGCATACAATCAAAGCACGGAAATGTGGCAAGCGGATTGGCTTACGATGATTCGTCGTTATAAAAACAATCCGTTTGTCGCCGGAGCCGATCTTCGTAACGAAGTACGGACGATGCGCAAGGGAGATACCCATATTCCGGATAGTCCGAACTGGGGAATGAACGACGTCAACGATTGGCACAAGGCTTCTCAAGACATGGGAGTTTTGATTACACAAGAAAATCCTAATATTCTCGTCGTTGTGGAAGGAATCAACTGGTGGGGTTTGATCCCCATTTTGGGATCGGGAGAACGTCCTCACTTAAAACCGATCAAAGATCTTCCGGTCCATCTCCCTCTTTCCAATAAACTGGTGTACGCGGCGCATAACTACGCTTATATCGGACCGAATCACAACGGCGACGATTCCACTTCGGGGAACAATATCAAATACAGGGATATGGATGAGAATACGTTTAAGTCAACGGTATTCAACGAATGGGGATACGTGGTCACTCCGGAAACGTATTACTCGGCGCCGGTTTGGTTGAGCGAGTTCGGAGCTTCTCCTTCGAACAGCAGTGCGACCGATCAGGAGTGGCTCAGAAGATTAACCGATGTTCTGATCGAAAGGGATATGGACTTCGCCTATTGGCCGTTAAACGGAAACGACGAATGGGGACTTTTGTCAAGCGACTGGTCCCGAACCTTAAAGAGCGACTGGAGATTCCAACATCTCAACAGACTTCTTTCCACGACGGGAAGAAGTGGCGCGATCCACGAGAATCATTTTTCCAATCTTTCCATCGGCGGAGGAAACGATAATTCTTCCACGATCACAAACGATTGGGACAACGGCGCCAACAAAGGAACCTGCCCGGACGGATATCGTTTGAACGGATTGAGCACAAATCAAAAGGCTCTTTGTACGGATATAACAACCGGAAATCTTTGGAATCAAAGCCGCAACTACAACGTCCAAGCAGTGTATGAAACATCCACTCGCTACCACGGAACCGGAGACTGGGCAGGAGGGTTTACGAAATACGAATGCCCGACGAACTTTTACGTTTCCGGATTTTCAAAACGTTCTTGGGGAACGAGCGGAATTCTTTGCGCGTCAAGCAATCGAAACTTGAGTAATTCATGCAGAACGATTTGGTTTGATCGGGGAGACAATCGACCTTCCACAAAAGGAGGGGATTGGGCATACGGTTCTTACAAAGGACAGTGTGGCGACAACGAATATGTCGGTGGGATCGCACAAAGAAACGGAGGAGCAAGCGCCCTACTCTGTTGCAGAATCAATCCGTAG
- a CDS encoding LIC11966 family lipoprotein — protein MKKQNISMFLAASACILLLSAGCNSQDPVSYNNKIMEVMNTSTEDMNSMNDAMEKEDYATAETVRKSWEAKLVKSSETIKGVGDFKGDSNFKNACVKAIDSYKNAVSVDYKALIELRASQKNGATVDENKINQTLNRINDSFEKASNDVNAASDKFEKDFAK, from the coding sequence ATGAAAAAACAAAATATCAGTATGTTTCTTGCGGCATCTGCCTGCATTCTCCTCTTAAGCGCCGGTTGTAATTCACAAGATCCGGTTTCGTATAACAACAAGATCATGGAAGTTATGAACACCTCTACGGAGGATATGAATTCTATGAACGACGCTATGGAAAAAGAAGACTACGCAACCGCGGAAACCGTAAGAAAATCATGGGAGGCCAAGCTCGTGAAATCCTCCGAAACCATCAAGGGTGTCGGCGACTTCAAAGGAGATTCCAACTTTAAAAACGCATGTGTGAAAGCGATCGATTCTTATAAGAACGCGGTAAGCGTTGATTACAAAGCTTTGATTGAACTCAGAGCGAGTCAGAAAAACGGAGCCACCGTGGATGAAAATAAAATCAACCAGACCTTAAACAGGATCAACGATAGTTTTGAAAAAGCTTCGAACGACGTAAACGCGGCTTCGGATAAGTTCGAAAAAGATTTCGCGAAGTGA
- a CDS encoding FecR domain-containing protein, whose product MNLLPLRTLVYILVLSFAFSLVAQNAVTDEKSLEEYKVKKNDSLTKIAKEVLNDPGKWKEFLKYNQIQNPSLIKEGMVLKVPVHLRKVVEVEGQPMAALELFHGVVEYSKKPAEGSPVWKSVVRNQILRDGESLKTGVKSGAFLAFVENETKVKIFEKSSFSVSKKAAPEIFLENGQLQADVKPGLLKTSKKVVQKLVISTPVAVVGVRGTKFYVNNEGEERTDVGCFEGTVNVAGFGKDVDVKAGFGTYVEKGKPPVEPFPIPNKIQIDKDFQNK is encoded by the coding sequence ATGAACCTTCTGCCTTTGAGAACCCTTGTGTATATTCTGGTGTTGTCGTTTGCATTCTCACTTGTGGCGCAAAACGCCGTTACTGATGAAAAATCCTTAGAAGAATATAAGGTCAAAAAGAACGATTCGCTTACTAAGATCGCGAAAGAAGTTTTGAACGATCCGGGCAAGTGGAAAGAATTTCTAAAATACAATCAGATTCAAAACCCTTCTTTGATTAAGGAAGGAATGGTTCTCAAGGTTCCCGTCCACTTGAGAAAGGTGGTCGAAGTCGAAGGTCAGCCGATGGCCGCGTTGGAACTCTTTCATGGTGTCGTGGAATATTCTAAAAAACCTGCGGAAGGATCTCCCGTTTGGAAGTCCGTTGTTCGAAATCAGATTTTGAGAGACGGAGAAAGTTTAAAGACCGGAGTCAAATCCGGGGCCTTCTTAGCCTTCGTCGAAAACGAAACCAAGGTTAAGATTTTTGAAAAGTCGAGTTTCAGCGTTTCTAAAAAAGCGGCGCCTGAAATTTTTCTGGAGAATGGACAACTGCAAGCCGACGTAAAACCGGGTCTTTTAAAGACCTCTAAAAAAGTGGTTCAGAAATTGGTGATTAGTACACCCGTTGCGGTCGTCGGTGTGAGAGGAACGAAATTTTATGTGAACAACGAAGGTGAAGAACGCACCGACGTCGGATGTTTTGAAGGAACGGTTAACGTTGCCGGTTTCGGTAAGGACGTGGACGTAAAAGCGGGTTTTGGAACTTATGTGGAAAAAGGAAAACCTCCTGTGGAACCGTTTCCGATTCCGAACAAGATTCAGATCGATAAGGACTTTCAAAACAAATGA